One window of the Dreissena polymorpha isolate Duluth1 chromosome 5, UMN_Dpol_1.0, whole genome shotgun sequence genome contains the following:
- the LOC127832660 gene encoding uncharacterized protein LOC127832660: MEANTLQSVLRCKYNIHETLQAEGIFVALLSGTMDAVGLFSIGIGERCVVVAGINLCGPHIDYDLKSLTPAGLLGVTYKNCSKIITFSSQFKPKQSFQICSSAKAAAIWDEITTAIDCLRSKPSGEIWSSASLTTSSSSGASISGNHLNYRCLPRKMFHAADVSYSLTSLSDSESGPRDAKHAVWRQHVKKGHSLDCANLSFDNFVNYNDSNLNAIAQQVVWTAHVTVFGELGGKSTDDRKTDVSSKPSSLAERFRRFFSCCRNKR; encoded by the coding sequence ATGGAAGCAAACACATTACAGAGCGTTCTCCGCTGCAAGTATAACATCCATGAGACACTTCAGGCCGAAGGCATTTTCGTGGCCCTCCTTAGCGGAACCATGGACGCTGTTGGTCTGTTTAGTATCGGGATTGGAGAGAGGTGCGTCGTAGTCGCGGGAATCAACCTCTGCGGGCCGCATATAGATTACGATCTGAAGTCTCTCACTCCGGCGGGACTTCTCGGTGTCACATACAAGAACTGCAGCAAGATTATTACCTTCTCCAGTCAATTCAAACCCAAGCAGTCCTTTCAGATATGCAGCAGTGCCAAAGCTGCCGCGATCTGGGACGAAATTACCACCGCCATTGATTGCCTGCGGTCGAAACCTAGCGGCGAAATTTGGAGTAGCGCGTCACTGACCACTTCTTCATCATCAGGCGCCTCTATAAGCGGGAACCATCTTAATTACAGATGTTTGCCTAGGAAAATGTTCCACGCGGCGGATGTAAGCTACAGTTTGACGTCTCTTTCCGATTCGGAATCAGGACCAAGGGATGCAAAGCACGCTGTATGGCGCCAACATGTGAAGAAAGGCCACAGTCTGGACTGTGCCAACTTGTCTTTTGACAACTTCGTCAATTACAACGATTCAAACCTCAATGCAATAGCCCAGCAGGTAGTTTGGACTGCTCACGTGACAGTTTTCGGTGAACTCGGCGGGAAAAGTACAGATGATCGAAAGACTGATGTATCAAGCAAGCCGTCCAGTCTGGCTGAAAGGTTCCGGCGATTCTTTAGCTGTTGTAGAAACAAGCGTTGA